One genomic segment of Pedobacter endophyticus includes these proteins:
- a CDS encoding DUF5017 domain-containing protein: MKYLLNTCLFASLLFGACKKELSTDAPSVNVALNNARSNIGDTLVFKLGDTCRFAFDGYADNIVFWAGTNKNKYEFKDRAMELGIPTLSFTSTAQWGSQNNTLQVLATNKLPALDSVTVVNANWTNITSRTPLATSATAVNTGSVNLSDLVSNENDSLFIAFKYTGTTGSTQRTWVISNYTVNNVLPGYSFNLASLASDNVFWTRYGNVWTPTNARWVATTNALTIVGGGVTAPSNTSWIVSKPMYVGRVSPDIPTAIVKNITASATTAYEYKYASVGKYKATFVFYNTTLSENKLEVKEFNIKIVM; encoded by the coding sequence ATGAAATATCTACTCAATACATGTTTATTTGCAAGTTTGCTTTTCGGCGCTTGCAAAAAGGAACTTAGCACAGATGCTCCCTCGGTTAACGTTGCCCTAAACAATGCCCGTTCTAATATAGGCGATACATTAGTTTTTAAACTCGGCGACACCTGTAGGTTTGCTTTTGATGGCTATGCAGATAATATCGTTTTTTGGGCAGGGACCAATAAAAATAAGTATGAGTTCAAAGATAGGGCAATGGAGCTGGGTATTCCGACTTTGTCCTTTACCTCAACCGCTCAATGGGGTTCGCAGAATAATACCTTACAGGTTTTAGCAACAAATAAGCTTCCAGCTCTCGATTCAGTTACCGTAGTAAATGCAAACTGGACGAATATTACTTCCCGTACACCATTGGCAACAAGCGCTACAGCAGTTAATACCGGCAGCGTTAACCTGAGTGATTTGGTAAGTAATGAAAATGATTCGCTCTTTATTGCTTTTAAGTATACAGGAACCACTGGTTCAACACAGAGAACCTGGGTAATTAGCAATTACACAGTAAATAATGTGCTGCCAGGGTATTCTTTCAACCTGGCATCCTTAGCTAGCGATAATGTTTTTTGGACCCGATATGGAAATGTCTGGACCCCGACTAACGCAAGATGGGTTGCGACAACTAATGCATTAACCATTGTGGGTGGAGGTGTAACCGCTCCATCAAATACCAGTTGGATTGTAAGTAAGCCCATGTACGTTGGTCGTGTTTCTCCAGATATTCCAACGGCTATCGTAAAAAACATCACAGCATCTGCAACTACTGCTTACGAATACAAATATGCTTCAGTTGGTAAGTATAAAGCAACATTTGTTTTCTACAATACTACCCTAAGTGAGAATAAATTAGAAGTAAAGGAATTTAACATTAAGATTGTGATGTAA
- a CDS encoding beta-galactosidase encodes MKIIVKYLLVICCICCPFASSFGQKQYEIDISNQTYTLQRDFLKMGTNKSPNGDVLAYNSLYLVKNNQPWFPIMGEMHFSRVAESDWESSILKMKTNGIQIISSYIFWNHHEEKQGIFNWKDNNNLKKFLSLCKKHNMYVWLRPGPWVHAEAHYGGFPNWLIDKKIALRSNDQTYLKYCDLFFKAIAQQINGFYFKNGGPIIGVQIENEYAFKALEKYEHMKTLKRMLIAAGFDVPYYSAFSSGPDNQDEFLYMLGSYPDSPWAQHTKKMFKPMFFIKQLEGDSDIGSDLFGQVDTKVRNTYPKLSAELGSGMQVTYHRRVVVSPNDVVGTAFVKVASGLNGLGYYMFHGGVNPVGETTLQESRETNYPNDVPIKNYDFQSPVGAMGLLPKSYNEFRLFHLFLNDFGSQLAKQKAFFPSELVKSYFSYDTVQTSIRVHDNSGFIFLSNYQRFVNLDEVNSFQLTVIDKNSTEKVPSQPVKFAANSFSIWPYNLKINKATLHYATAQPLCIIANPQQKTFVFFGDGECEFVFDSQNVREIKKAGNTKVTSDNRYFKVAMTGSDESFDVVDTENQSIRIVLLSRGSALKASKVKMNNQELLILSDANVTSQNNQISIEDLSDNGIVDLRVYPSTPSTTLTALSKSFTIKTVDAKSIFNRFTIAPNEPAKGNVSFVHDKSAYPIKEAERLRDSVLAKYAQGKYFNASQPGPIYQYNFKNLPEQNLYRLNFKVNQNANIKNWVLNMHYAADVMALYKNKKLAYDQFNYNNNCAYKLNESDFEASNQWLLQLSPFKANYDIYVEDDVKPDKEKAWNRAILNSAELKPSWQYNIKLNNK; translated from the coding sequence ATGAAGATAATAGTAAAGTATTTATTGGTGATATGCTGTATCTGTTGTCCCTTTGCATCGAGCTTTGGGCAAAAGCAGTATGAAATCGATATTTCTAACCAAACGTATACTTTACAGCGTGACTTTTTAAAAATGGGCACAAATAAGTCTCCAAATGGCGATGTGCTTGCTTACAATAGCCTGTATCTGGTTAAGAACAACCAGCCGTGGTTTCCAATAATGGGCGAAATGCACTTTTCGAGGGTGGCCGAAAGCGATTGGGAATCGTCAATACTAAAAATGAAGACCAATGGCATCCAGATTATCTCCTCTTACATTTTTTGGAACCATCACGAAGAGAAACAAGGCATTTTTAATTGGAAAGACAATAATAACCTCAAAAAATTTCTCTCGCTTTGCAAAAAACACAACATGTACGTTTGGTTACGCCCGGGCCCTTGGGTACATGCCGAAGCACACTACGGCGGTTTCCCAAATTGGTTGATTGATAAGAAAATTGCCCTCAGAAGCAATGATCAAACCTACTTAAAGTATTGCGATTTATTTTTTAAGGCCATTGCCCAACAGATCAACGGGTTTTACTTTAAAAATGGCGGGCCGATTATTGGCGTTCAAATTGAGAATGAATACGCGTTTAAGGCACTGGAAAAATACGAGCACATGAAAACGTTGAAACGTATGCTCATAGCAGCTGGCTTTGATGTTCCGTATTACTCCGCTTTTTCTTCTGGGCCCGATAATCAAGACGAGTTTTTGTACATGCTCGGATCGTACCCCGATAGCCCTTGGGCACAGCACACCAAGAAAATGTTCAAGCCCATGTTTTTTATCAAGCAGTTAGAGGGCGACAGCGACATCGGGTCGGATCTTTTTGGTCAGGTTGATACCAAAGTACGAAACACCTACCCGAAACTTTCTGCAGAACTGGGCTCTGGCATGCAGGTAACTTATCACAGGCGAGTGGTGGTAAGCCCCAATGATGTGGTAGGTACGGCCTTTGTTAAAGTGGCCAGCGGACTTAACGGTTTGGGTTATTATATGTTTCATGGTGGCGTAAACCCGGTAGGCGAAACCACGCTGCAAGAAAGCCGGGAAACCAATTACCCCAATGACGTGCCGATTAAAAATTACGATTTTCAATCTCCCGTGGGTGCAATGGGTTTATTGCCCAAAAGTTATAACGAATTTAGGCTATTTCACTTGTTTTTGAACGATTTTGGTAGTCAGTTGGCCAAACAGAAAGCCTTTTTTCCTTCAGAACTGGTTAAAAGTTATTTCAGCTATGATACCGTTCAAACATCCATCAGGGTACACGATAATAGCGGCTTCATTTTTCTATCTAATTACCAGCGTTTTGTAAACCTTGATGAAGTAAACAGTTTTCAATTAACAGTTATTGATAAGAACAGTACAGAAAAAGTTCCTTCGCAGCCCGTAAAATTTGCCGCAAACAGCTTTTCGATATGGCCATACAATTTAAAAATCAATAAGGCAACGCTGCATTATGCAACGGCGCAACCCTTATGCATAATAGCTAATCCACAGCAAAAAACATTCGTTTTCTTTGGCGATGGCGAATGCGAGTTTGTTTTCGACAGCCAAAATGTAAGGGAGATTAAAAAAGCAGGCAATACGAAGGTAACCAGCGATAATCGCTATTTTAAAGTGGCAATGACCGGCAGCGACGAATCTTTTGATGTTGTAGATACCGAGAATCAGAGCATCAGAATTGTGCTTTTATCGCGAGGTAGCGCACTCAAGGCAAGCAAGGTTAAAATGAACAACCAAGAGCTGCTAATTTTGAGCGATGCCAATGTAACCAGTCAAAACAATCAAATTTCGATCGAGGATTTAAGTGACAATGGAATAGTTGATTTGAGGGTTTATCCATCAACACCCTCAACCACACTAACGGCGCTTTCAAAATCGTTTACCATTAAAACGGTTGATGCAAAATCAATCTTCAATCGCTTCACCATAGCGCCCAACGAGCCCGCAAAGGGAAACGTAAGTTTCGTGCATGATAAAAGCGCCTACCCAATAAAAGAGGCCGAACGATTGAGGGATTCTGTATTAGCGAAGTATGCGCAGGGCAAATATTTCAATGCCAGCCAGCCCGGGCCGATTTACCAATACAATTTTAAGAACCTGCCAGAACAAAATTTATATCGGTTAAACTTTAAGGTAAACCAAAATGCAAACATCAAAAACTGGGTGCTGAATATGCATTATGCGGCCGATGTAATGGCGCTTTACAAAAATAAAAAGTTGGCTTACGATCAGTTTAATTACAACAACAACTGTGCGTATAAACTTAACGAATCTGATTTTGAGGCTAGTAACCAGTGGCTTTTGCAGCTAAGCCCCTTTAAGGCAAATTACGATATCTACGTTGAAGACGACGTTAAGCCCGATAAAGAAAAGGCGTGGAATAGAGCCATACTGAATTCAGCTGAGCTAAAGCCCAGCTGGCAGTACAACATCAAATTAAATAACAAATGA
- a CDS encoding RagB/SusD family nutrient uptake outer membrane protein gives MKNKYILAFLFVMGLSTSCKKFLDTEPTDFYTPSNYYETAAQLQVGLNGIYSNMMYGPMYGQVLNFNFTSATDEMLPNISVNGDNRGLYYSYDAGHNNVAGVWRWPYIGINNANVLLDNINKPTMNEKERGYIKGQALFLRAFNYFILTTHFGGVPIVLHSPGIADTNIPAASQVEVYEQIVADLKEVAILLKGRTASNLGYNDQVTITAVHAMLARVYLHWAGFPTKDVSKYADVIVYADSVINSGLHDLNPDYKQVFINLCQDKYDVKENILEWGSAGAAAGVANKGGNDIGNFVGINSSLYFVNNVPDPSSYLSAGWVSITKKLFDSYEVVPTSTLVNKASLDTRRDWNCADYIYAINNGTSTRYKLNRNNPWQMPCGKFRREYCPQEIRINGSYNINWPVIRYSDVLLMKAEAENQVNGPTTAAYDAINLVRKRGYGTMYGNIVKDITVENGGSGYSTANPPEVTISGGGGSGATGIAIVSGGKVTGVKLTSRGSLTTSGPYFSSAPTVTIAAPTTGVTATATATITNGTEYLLTPGLSKADFQLAVRDERMRELCFEAYRRTDLVRWGNFVGDMREFANYASANGISVSSTGNPNGYQGISGITSRHLLLPKPTYELNLNKALVQNPGY, from the coding sequence ATGAAAAATAAATATATTTTAGCATTTCTATTCGTGATGGGATTATCTACCTCATGCAAGAAATTTTTAGATACCGAACCAACAGATTTTTATACTCCTTCAAATTATTATGAAACTGCAGCACAATTGCAGGTTGGGCTCAATGGAATTTATAGCAATATGATGTATGGGCCGATGTATGGGCAGGTTTTAAATTTTAATTTTACCAGTGCCACTGATGAAATGTTGCCGAACATCTCGGTAAATGGCGATAACCGTGGTTTATACTATTCATACGATGCAGGGCATAACAATGTAGCTGGAGTATGGCGCTGGCCGTATATAGGAATCAATAATGCAAATGTGCTACTTGATAACATCAATAAACCCACCATGAATGAAAAAGAACGGGGCTATATTAAAGGCCAGGCCTTGTTTTTAAGAGCGTTTAATTATTTTATCCTTACCACCCATTTTGGCGGAGTTCCTATTGTTTTGCACTCACCAGGTATCGCCGACACTAATATCCCCGCCGCCTCACAAGTTGAAGTATATGAGCAAATTGTTGCCGATTTAAAAGAAGTAGCAATTTTATTGAAAGGCCGAACAGCAAGTAATTTGGGTTATAATGACCAGGTTACTATTACCGCAGTGCACGCGATGCTGGCTCGGGTATATTTGCATTGGGCTGGTTTCCCTACTAAGGATGTCAGCAAATACGCTGATGTGATTGTTTATGCGGATAGTGTAATTAATTCTGGTTTACACGATCTTAACCCCGATTATAAACAGGTTTTCATTAATTTATGTCAGGATAAGTACGACGTAAAGGAAAATATTTTGGAATGGGGTTCTGCAGGGGCTGCTGCGGGTGTTGCCAATAAAGGAGGGAACGATATCGGAAATTTTGTTGGTATAAATTCATCCCTGTATTTTGTTAATAACGTTCCAGATCCCTCATCTTACTTGTCGGCCGGATGGGTAAGTATTACCAAAAAGTTATTCGATAGTTATGAAGTTGTCCCAACCAGTACCTTGGTTAATAAAGCATCGCTCGATACACGGAGAGATTGGAATTGCGCAGATTACATTTACGCGATCAATAATGGCACATCAACCAGGTATAAGCTAAATAGAAATAACCCTTGGCAAATGCCTTGTGGCAAGTTTAGAAGAGAATATTGTCCGCAAGAAATTAGAATAAACGGTTCCTACAATATTAACTGGCCTGTAATTCGCTATTCTGATGTTTTGCTGATGAAAGCAGAAGCAGAGAATCAGGTCAACGGGCCAACTACTGCGGCATACGATGCCATTAATCTGGTAAGGAAAAGAGGATATGGCACCATGTATGGCAATATTGTAAAAGATATTACCGTAGAAAATGGCGGTTCTGGTTATTCAACGGCTAACCCACCAGAAGTAACTATTAGTGGAGGAGGGGGATCGGGCGCTACAGGTATTGCCATTGTTTCTGGTGGAAAGGTAACTGGCGTTAAATTAACAAGCAGAGGCAGTTTAACCACCAGCGGCCCATATTTCAGTTCGGCGCCAACGGTAACAATTGCTGCCCCAACAACCGGGGTAACCGCTACCGCTACCGCAACCATTACCAATGGTACAGAATACCTACTTACACCCGGATTAAGTAAAGCTGATTTTCAATTGGCAGTAAGAGATGAAAGAATGAGGGAATTGTGTTTTGAAGCTTATAGAAGGACTGATTTAGTTCGATGGGGGAACTTTGTTGGCGATATGCGGGAGTTTGCCAACTATGCATCTGCAAATGGCATTAGCGTTTCGTCAACCGGAAATCCGAATGGTTACCAGGGCATTTCTGGAATTACTTCAAGACATTTGCTTTTACCTAAGCCAACCTACGAACTTAACTTAAATAAAGCCTTGGTCCAAAATCCTGGGTATTAA
- a CDS encoding alpha-L-fucosidase, which translates to MKKFCILFLLLFAIGANAQQRNLVKINKNDDEKTIIAKAANVVPSARQLRWQELELTAFFHFGINTFTNREWGDGKEDISQFNPAQLDAEQWVKTVKNAGFKQVIITAKHHDGFCLWPSKFTRHTIANTPYKDGKGDIVKEVADACKKYDVGFGVYLSPWDRNSPDYGSDAYNTYFVNQLTELLTQYGQVDEVWFDGANGEGPNGKKQVYDFNSWYSLIRKLQPQAVIAVQGPDVRWVGTETGVGRETEWSVLPIAEQSQEKIAESSQKDINVIPGVLGSYKDQDRGSRPKIRNAAGLVWYPAETDVSIRPGWFYHPAENPKVKTADQLMNIYFTSVGRNGVLLLNIPPNTAGLIAESDVKNLNAFSEKMQATFSNNLAKKAIVKATSGKNTETLFDGKLNTYFTTSKKDTTATLEFKFDKSIKFNVLALQENISVGQRIEKFSAEYFDGHHWIAFASGTTVGYKRLLKLEEINTNRVRFNILSSRLNPTLAEFGLYFLAPTK; encoded by the coding sequence ATGAAAAAATTTTGTATATTATTTTTACTGTTATTCGCCATTGGTGCAAACGCACAGCAACGAAATCTTGTAAAAATTAATAAGAACGACGATGAAAAAACCATCATTGCCAAAGCGGCCAATGTAGTTCCATCGGCAAGGCAGTTGCGTTGGCAAGAGCTGGAGTTGACGGCCTTTTTTCATTTTGGGATCAACACATTCACCAATAGAGAATGGGGCGATGGCAAAGAGGATATTTCGCAGTTTAACCCGGCGCAGCTTGATGCCGAACAATGGGTTAAAACGGTAAAAAACGCGGGCTTTAAACAAGTAATTATTACGGCGAAGCACCATGATGGATTTTGCCTTTGGCCAAGCAAATTTACCAGGCACACCATCGCAAATACACCTTACAAAGATGGTAAGGGCGATATTGTAAAAGAGGTTGCCGATGCCTGTAAAAAGTATGATGTGGGTTTTGGTGTTTACCTGTCTCCCTGGGACAGAAACTCTCCCGACTATGGTTCTGATGCCTATAACACGTATTTTGTAAACCAGCTTACGGAGCTTTTAACCCAATACGGACAGGTTGACGAGGTTTGGTTTGATGGCGCAAACGGCGAAGGACCAAACGGAAAGAAGCAAGTTTACGATTTCAACAGCTGGTATTCGCTCATCCGTAAGCTTCAGCCGCAGGCAGTTATTGCCGTTCAAGGCCCCGATGTACGTTGGGTTGGAACCGAAACGGGCGTTGGCCGTGAAACCGAATGGAGCGTTTTGCCTATTGCAGAGCAAAGTCAGGAAAAGATTGCCGAATCGTCTCAAAAAGATATCAATGTTATTCCCGGCGTTTTGGGCAGCTATAAAGATCAGGATCGGGGGAGCCGCCCCAAAATTAGAAACGCTGCTGGCTTGGTTTGGTACCCTGCAGAAACCGATGTAAGCATTCGCCCGGGCTGGTTTTACCATCCCGCAGAAAACCCAAAGGTTAAAACAGCCGATCAATTGATGAATATCTACTTCACTTCGGTGGGTAGAAACGGTGTGCTGCTGTTAAACATTCCACCAAACACCGCGGGCTTGATTGCAGAAAGCGACGTAAAAAACCTAAACGCTTTTTCAGAGAAGATGCAAGCCACTTTTAGCAATAACCTGGCAAAAAAAGCGATAGTGAAAGCTACTTCTGGTAAAAACACAGAAACGCTTTTTGACGGAAAACTAAACACTTATTTCACCACATCTAAAAAAGACACAACGGCTACGCTCGAATTTAAGTTTGATAAAAGCATTAAGTTTAATGTGTTGGCGCTTCAAGAAAATATCAGCGTTGGACAAAGGATAGAAAAATTTTCGGCCGAGTATTTCGACGGCCATCATTGGATTGCTTTTGCCTCGGGCACGACCGTAGGCTATAAAAGGTTGTTAAAACTTGAGGAGATAAATACCAATCGTGTGCGGTTCAATATTTTATCATCACGATTGAACCCCACACTGGCCGAATTTGGTCTTTACTTTTTAGCGCCAACAAAATAA